In Mycteria americana isolate JAX WOST 10 ecotype Jacksonville Zoo and Gardens chromosome 5, USCA_MyAme_1.0, whole genome shotgun sequence, one DNA window encodes the following:
- the RIOX1 gene encoding ribosomal oxygenase 1 isoform X2, whose amino-acid sequence MAAGGAEEQRRRPGRLSALSVYRRAAGAGRLERRRRGTPLPAGGKRAKARPRRGGAGSGGPEPEAPPQPPPVAAAPPSRVERAKAPAGSPEAKRQGGPAASPGGPRPAGEGGGGVVGLLRRLERVEDSRQRAAELFRWLVAPVAPGEFLGRHWERAPLLVRRGDPGYYAGLFSTADFDAALRGGEVHFGTHLDVTSYAEGEHFGSMAGANTYLTPPGTQGFAPHYDDIEAFVLQLEGKKHWRVYSPRTDAEELPQFSSANLTQAELGKPVLETVLEAGDLLYFPRGFIHQGDCLPDAHSLHITVSSYQRNSWGDLLEKLLPAALQMAMEEDVEYRQGLPIDYLRYMGVANSDAVDARRTAFVEKVQSLLKKLVDYAPIDAAVDQRAKSFLHDCLPPVLTQSEKAQSVYGFPARWQDGGPRDVDILITKDTEVRLLRHGIVRLCNEEAGVMLYYTTENSRVYHKEEPKFLEIDPEYTDSIEFLLSSYPNHVSVDTLPCETLEDKISLATLLFEKGILTTKKPLVQV is encoded by the exons atggcggcgggcggcgcggaggagcagcggcggcggccggggcggctctCGGCGCTCTCGGTGTaccgccgggcggcgggggccgggcggctggagcggcgccgccgcgggacgccgctgcccgcgggcggCAAGCGGGCCAAGGCGCGGCcgaggcgcggcggggcgggaagcggcggcCCGGAGCCGGAGGCCCCGCCACAGCCGCCGCCGGTCGCCGCCGCGCCCCCCAGCCGCGTGGAGCGGGCCAAGGCGCCGGCCGGCAGCCCCGAAGCGAAGCGGCAGGGCGGCCCCGCGGCGAGCCCGGGcggcccgcggccggcgggggagggcggcggcggcgtggtGGGGCTGCTGCGGCGGCTGGAGCGGGTGGAGGACAGCCGGCAGCGGGCGGCCGAGCTGTTCCGGTGGCTGGTGGCGCCGGTGGCGCCGGGGGAGTTCCTGGGGCGGCACTGGGAGCGGGCGCCGCTGCTGGTGCGGCGGGGCGACCCCGGCTACTACGCGGGGCTCTTCTCCACGGCCGACTTCGACGCCGCCCTGCGAGGCGGCGAGGTGCACTTCGGGACCCACCTGGACGTGACCAGCTACGCCGAGGGG GAGCACTTCGGCAGCATGGCAGGGGCCAACACGTACCTCACGCCACCTGGGACGCAGGGCTTCGCCCCCCACTATGATGACATCGAGGCCTTcgtgctgcagctggaggggaaGAAGCACTGGCGCGTCTACAGCCCCCGGACGGACGCCGAGGAGCTGCCCCAGTTCTCCAGCGCAAACCTCACACAGGCTGAACTCGGCAAGCCCGTGCTGGAGACGGTGCTGGAGGCCGGGGACCTGCTGTACTTCCCCCGCGGCTTTATCCACCAGGGCGACTGTCTCCCTGACGCACACTCCCTCCACATCACGGTGTCTTCCTACCAGAGGAACTCCTGGGGGGACCTCCTGGAGAagctcctcccagctgccctgcagatgGCCATGGAGGAGGATGTGGAGTACCGGCAAGGGCTTCCCATAGACTACCTGAGGTACATGGGGGTCGCCAACTCGGATGCAGTCGACGCTCGCCGAACAGCCTTTGTGGAGAAGGTGCAGAGCCTGCTAAAGAAACTCGTTGACTATGCACCCATTGATGCTGCTGTGGATCAGAGAGCCAAGTCGTTTCTTCATGACTGTCTCCCCCCAGTGCTTACGCAAAGTGAAAAGGCACAGAGCGTGTACGGCTTCCCAGCCCGGTGGCAAGATGGAGGCCCCCGTGATGTCGATATACTGATAACAAAAGACACAGAAGTACGTCTCCTCCGCCATGGCATCGTTAGATTGTGTAATGAAGAAGCAGGTGTGATGCTGTATTACACAACAGAAAACTCAAGAGTGTATCACAAGGAAGAACCCAAGTTCCTTGAGATAGATCCCGAGTATACAGACAGCATCGAGTTTCTCCTGTCTTCCTATCCAAACCACGTCAGTGTGGATACCCTTCCATGTGAAACCTTGGAGGACAAGATTTCTCTAGCCACGCTCCTGTTTGAGAAGGGCATTCTGACTACAAAGAAGCCTCTGGTGCAAGTGtaa
- the RIOX1 gene encoding ribosomal oxygenase 1 isoform X1, whose protein sequence is MAAGGAEEQRRRPGRLSALSVYRRAAGAGRLERRRRGTPLPAGGKRAKARPRRGGAGSGGPEPEAPPQPPPVAAAPPSRVERAKAPAGSPEAKRQGGPAASPGGPRPAGEGGGGVVGLLRRLERVEDSRQRAAELFRWLVAPVAPGEFLGRHWERAPLLVRRGDPGYYAGLFSTADFDAALRGGEVHFGTHLDVTSYAEGVRETHNPSGRALPAVVWDFYQNGCSLRLLSPQAFSPTVWHFLSILQEHFGSMAGANTYLTPPGTQGFAPHYDDIEAFVLQLEGKKHWRVYSPRTDAEELPQFSSANLTQAELGKPVLETVLEAGDLLYFPRGFIHQGDCLPDAHSLHITVSSYQRNSWGDLLEKLLPAALQMAMEEDVEYRQGLPIDYLRYMGVANSDAVDARRTAFVEKVQSLLKKLVDYAPIDAAVDQRAKSFLHDCLPPVLTQSEKAQSVYGFPARWQDGGPRDVDILITKDTEVRLLRHGIVRLCNEEAGVMLYYTTENSRVYHKEEPKFLEIDPEYTDSIEFLLSSYPNHVSVDTLPCETLEDKISLATLLFEKGILTTKKPLVQV, encoded by the coding sequence atggcggcgggcggcgcggaggagcagcggcggcggccggggcggctctCGGCGCTCTCGGTGTaccgccgggcggcgggggccgggcggctggagcggcgccgccgcgggacgccgctgcccgcgggcggCAAGCGGGCCAAGGCGCGGCcgaggcgcggcggggcgggaagcggcggcCCGGAGCCGGAGGCCCCGCCACAGCCGCCGCCGGTCGCCGCCGCGCCCCCCAGCCGCGTGGAGCGGGCCAAGGCGCCGGCCGGCAGCCCCGAAGCGAAGCGGCAGGGCGGCCCCGCGGCGAGCCCGGGcggcccgcggccggcgggggagggcggcggcggcgtggtGGGGCTGCTGCGGCGGCTGGAGCGGGTGGAGGACAGCCGGCAGCGGGCGGCCGAGCTGTTCCGGTGGCTGGTGGCGCCGGTGGCGCCGGGGGAGTTCCTGGGGCGGCACTGGGAGCGGGCGCCGCTGCTGGTGCGGCGGGGCGACCCCGGCTACTACGCGGGGCTCTTCTCCACGGCCGACTTCGACGCCGCCCTGCGAGGCGGCGAGGTGCACTTCGGGACCCACCTGGACGTGACCAGCTACGCCGAGGGGGTGCGGGAGACGCACAACCCAtccggccgggccctgcccgccgTCGTCTGGGACTTCTACCAGAACGGCTGCTCCCTGCGGCTCCTCAGCCCCCAGGCCTTCTCCCCCACCGTCTGGCACTTCCTCTCCATCCTGCAGGAGCACTTCGGCAGCATGGCAGGGGCCAACACGTACCTCACGCCACCTGGGACGCAGGGCTTCGCCCCCCACTATGATGACATCGAGGCCTTcgtgctgcagctggaggggaaGAAGCACTGGCGCGTCTACAGCCCCCGGACGGACGCCGAGGAGCTGCCCCAGTTCTCCAGCGCAAACCTCACACAGGCTGAACTCGGCAAGCCCGTGCTGGAGACGGTGCTGGAGGCCGGGGACCTGCTGTACTTCCCCCGCGGCTTTATCCACCAGGGCGACTGTCTCCCTGACGCACACTCCCTCCACATCACGGTGTCTTCCTACCAGAGGAACTCCTGGGGGGACCTCCTGGAGAagctcctcccagctgccctgcagatgGCCATGGAGGAGGATGTGGAGTACCGGCAAGGGCTTCCCATAGACTACCTGAGGTACATGGGGGTCGCCAACTCGGATGCAGTCGACGCTCGCCGAACAGCCTTTGTGGAGAAGGTGCAGAGCCTGCTAAAGAAACTCGTTGACTATGCACCCATTGATGCTGCTGTGGATCAGAGAGCCAAGTCGTTTCTTCATGACTGTCTCCCCCCAGTGCTTACGCAAAGTGAAAAGGCACAGAGCGTGTACGGCTTCCCAGCCCGGTGGCAAGATGGAGGCCCCCGTGATGTCGATATACTGATAACAAAAGACACAGAAGTACGTCTCCTCCGCCATGGCATCGTTAGATTGTGTAATGAAGAAGCAGGTGTGATGCTGTATTACACAACAGAAAACTCAAGAGTGTATCACAAGGAAGAACCCAAGTTCCTTGAGATAGATCCCGAGTATACAGACAGCATCGAGTTTCTCCTGTCTTCCTATCCAAACCACGTCAGTGTGGATACCCTTCCATGTGAAACCTTGGAGGACAAGATTTCTCTAGCCACGCTCCTGTTTGAGAAGGGCATTCTGACTACAAAGAAGCCTCTGGTGCAAGTGtaa